The genome window GCTCCGGCAAATGGACACGGCGACGGGATACATCGGCAATAAACAGCAGCTGTAGAATGACCTGAAAGACGGCAACACCGCCCGTGGTCGTGACCAACAAACTGGGCTCACTCTCGAGCACCTTCAAGCTGCCGGCAATGATGCTGAACACTGAGTAAGTGAACAGGCCAAAGGCCGAGATGCGCAACAAAATGTCATTCAGACTCGATTGCTCTTCGCAGCGGAATTTCAAGTTCTTGACTctgaaaatgaataaatttgggAATAGTAAGGATTGAGATAATTACAGATACACATGACAATAGTAATAACATTattctaaagttttttaagcAATCTAGTttgcttctttatttttttttttttttgtgagtttAAAGGTTGATTACGTGGAGTGTAACTGCGaaatatttagtaaaataTGCAGAGTTTAATCAAGTAATGCAAATCAAAATGCGAATCCTTTCAACATTAGTATTATTTCATACTTAATGGGAATTGGATTaccatattatttttcttgttgctttttaataaatttgttgaaaatctTTCTAATATATCTCATGTTCCCATATTTTGAACAATTGGTTCAAAATCAAGGTATatgaaaagttattttttttttatattttttttaatgtgtaggtgagtttttttttaacatatctCAGAAGGTTACACTAAATAGCTAATATCTAGtgctttaaaaatcttaacGGAAACCTGATAATGGTTTAGAAATATtaccaaatttaatgaaaattttataaatatatgattatATTCAGTGGCAAATTGAATGTGTTTGAAAAACTGCTTTGCTTTTTAGAATATCTATGCCAAGTTTAATAAGAACTGTTTACTTTCAGATAGAGTTCGTTTAACTATATATAATACGGGTATTCCTACTactagtttttttaaaaaatgttttaatgaatattatttgtttgatCATAGTGTTTGTTGATCAACCCACCTGATGAACCCAATGATGATGGCCAGTATGGCAAAGGCCATGAGGATGCAGTGACTGGCATCGGCGAGATAAATGGCCAACAGCGAGAACTTCTGATGACGCACCAAGACGAAGAAGAGTATCAAGCAAATCAGCGCGccgaccaacaacaacagaccaAAGAATAGACCCTTCGATGAGCCAACGCAATCGACGCGACCGGAACGTGCCTGCTGTGCCATGGCAACGGCTCGACGGGATAGCATCACCTCCAGCCTATGCTCGAGATCCTCATCGTTCATGCGACCCGGATAGCGACCGATGTGCTTCCACATGACATACAAGACCACCGCTCCGATCAGCGAGTATTCAATGATAAACGGATACAGATACGGCGCCGAATCATACACAATGGTGCCCATAATGTCAATACGTCCGCAGGCGGTGGAATTGAGTGTGCCAATGTTGGAAGACAGCGCCGCCGGATATATGTTGTCCAAATTCTCGAAATTCTCAAAGGCCAGACCAACCAGACCATTGGACTCCTCATGCGAGATATCCGAATACGTTTGGAAGCTATTCTCCATGCCGGGACCAAATAGATTATTCATAATATTCACAGCGCTCTCCGTACTGCTCGCTGGCGTATTATCGCTGACACTTGTGCTGGGCGTGGATGCGGCCAGGCTGTTGAGGAATGACGATACCCCGGAGGTGGCCGTGCCAAATCCATTGCCATGTCCATTGCCGTCGACAGCAGCGGGCAACGTGGGTGCGGCCACATCGATGGGCGTTAGACTCGGTGCGGCGCTTGAGAGGATGCGTTGCAAGCTATTAAAGGGTGTCTCACTGGTCGTGCTGCTCATGTCGACGGCCGTTGCAGCGCTGTTAAATGATGGCATTGGCATACCGCTGCTGCTGGCTGCtgtggttgtagttgttgttgtgctgctgctgctagtGCTACCCATGGTGCTGGTGGCAGCTGTGGTGCTAGTGATAAACTTCTTCAGCTTGCGGGCCATAGTAGTACTGTGCCATTGATAGCCAGGCGTTGTATATGCCGTCCTCatggttgttgtggttgttgttgtcgttgtggggctgctggtgctgctggcAACATCCCCCCCACCCATGCCCAAACTCTTGGAGATGCCATCGACCGTGTTGCGCACCAGCTTGGACAGCACATTGTCGCTCTTGTACACATTCTTGGGCAGCACATCCTCGCCGTCGAGTACCTCGAACTCGCTGTTGGGTCCCGTGTGTGTCCGGAGCACGGTTCCGGCGTGACGCAGTGCATGCTGCCGGATCGAATGGGCAATCGACGATGCCTCCGGATCCGCTTCACGCTTCTGATGATAGATTGTGATCTCCAGCAGTGACTCCTTGACCAAAGTACGTATCCAAACGCAGATGTTGGTGGCCACCACATGCATCAGTCCAAACCGAGCGATCACCTTGAAGCGATGGATGTTCAACTGCaggcagagagagagcagatagacaaagaaagagaaagagcgagagatcGCGGGGAAGAGAGAAAGCAATGCGCAGACGCAATTTTGAGTATACTTTGGAATCGTGTCTTTAAATCactctatatatgtatatatttataaaataagtatacaAGTATTTAcagttatatttatgtaagtatatgtgtatagcataaaaacataaaagtacTCGGAATTGTTAACGAAAATAGAGATAGAAATAACTTCGTTACTTAAGATACTTTTTGCTGTTTTAAAGATTGAAATTGAGACTTCCCAAATTATTTTACCCAATCCCAATAACccttaaatataattacagtAGTATCAATTTAGTTTAAGCTATTGTTTAATCTATAATTAATGACACATAcagttataaaattatatacagcTATGGCCACATAAATAGCTCAATGTAaataatatcatttatttgtatgaCCACGTCTGTATATAAGTATGTGCATTTTGAAGTGAGAGAAATATGAGCGTAGGGTAGCATGATTAGAGTAGAATGTAGAGTagagtacactgaaaaaaaagaccaacttctaaaatcaagaacattcatctttgttcttaaaataagaacattttaataccatattactaatactaagaatattaatataaaaaatcaaagttcttaatacaagaataaaaatcccCGTGgagctctggttagagaaaccgcctCAGTTGTGaaaagcagtaggcggcggttcgaatcccactcgtaaaaaatgaaaataacatttacaaaattactaagattaagacagaataaaatatatgtaaatcaaaacaagaaaactataaataaaaaaattatcgactgattttaattttaagaacatttgttcttaaagtaagaacttggtcttatttgaaatgttcttaaaacaaaGATGTGCTTtctaatttaagaattttatgttctcgaagcattttttagacaaaaattcgtagttttgagaccgaaatcttgattttagaacatttttttttatcagtgtagtagAGTAGAATGTAGAGTAGAAAATGAGTTGTATATCGTACCTGAAATGGTGGCCTAGTCTGCGATCGCGAATGGGGCGGAGTTGTTGGGATTATGTACACAAAAATGgttcattaaaaaaactaagTACTTTGCacaatttcgaaaaatttatttaaaaagaatgaatcaatgaatgaatgaatgaatgaatgcatGATGACGTGAAAATTTGAATGGTTCATGAATGCGTAATGCGTGTACGTGTTGTGAATGTGAATAATGTGAAGCTTAAGCTGATAAAGCTGATAAATCTGatcttttgttattattgtatttttttttatatatttatttttgttttgacctGAGATGAACAATTCGACTGTGCCGAATGTGAGAGTAAGTTCACTCTCATCATAGATATGGTATGTTGCAAGGTTGCAAGGTAGCGATGTTGCATTGTTGAATGAAGCAAAgcgaaacaaacaaataagtgAAATGACAGATgatgaatgcgaatgcgaatgcgcgAATCAATGATAATGAACTCAACTGAACTAACTGCCAATTAACACGCCAATTtaagcgagcgagcgagagagaaagtgaGTGAGACAAGGACAgagcgtgagagagagagagagagtgagagagactaAGTGTGACCGTACCGAGCCTAAGCTATGATTATGAGCGTTACAATTTGAATATCGCACGCAATTACCGATAAAGAAAATCGTCAGGTACCCAAaagtcattaaattttttccttttgttttgattttaaaagattgTTTCATTTGCAGTACCTTACGATTTGCAGGTTCACAATTATGTGCTTTCTTTCAGGTCGTGTCAACGCGTTGATCGTgaacttaaacttaaaactaACCTCAATTGGACCGATGGAGGACTGGGACTTGGTTGGCTTTTTGTTAGATTGTTTTTCAGTGTGTACTCATGAATGTTAACATACAATTATAGTAttatagtagtagtagtagtagtagtagtagtaggtGGTAGGTAGTAGTAGATAATAGTAGTAGGTAGTTTATTGTATTTAGTAGTAAGTAGTTATAAGGCTTACAGtgtttaagtttgtttttagacAGAAATTTGAGTAAGTCGTATCATACTTCTACTCGAACATGAATTGCGCCCCAAATGCGCACTGAATGGACTTACCCGTGCATTCATGAATATAAAGTACATCTGCATAAAGGTGAATATCATCTGGAGCAGTGGATTGACACCGATCAGTATGTGATGACAGGGCGAATCGAATGGTATCTCAAAGAACGAACCAAACTCCAATCCAATATAAATCATGGCACCTAGTCCAAAAGCTAAAAACCAATTCAAAATCAAGCAATCGCAATAACAAGAAAAATgtcagacaaaaaaaaaaaaaaaaaaaagataatttgGAATCAATTTCTGTTGATCATTTACCGATGGCACCGACGCGCAAAAAGAAACTTCCGTGCGTGAGATCGCTATGCGTAGTCTTCCTCTTGCGTGTATTCTTCGGGGTTACGGCCACCTCGGCATCTACGGGTGCTTcctattgtttaaaaaaaaataaaataaaataaaaacacatatttaaatataaatatgatgaTGAGCTGTTGAGATCGCTACTGAATCAGCGTATGGTTAAAATTCATATGTGCACCCTAATTAATGTGGCCTTATCACTTGACAACCGTCGTCATATAATTAACGAGGGTCTGTTAATCCACCCCATTGGATATACATATGCGATTCATACGACTCATGCCATGTTTATGTTATGAGGTTCATTCAGTTAGTCACCCTGCAATTCGTAAGCCCTGACACGAATCACATTCAATTACAGAAAATCTGTATATTAACAATGCATAATATAATACATCTATACATCAGCTGCTATTCTAAATTCCCAAACAACTTCTCTAAAATTTCAGGACAGAAGCTTATTACAATGTTAAGTCTCTGAAAGGCTTGCTGAGAGAAGCAGCGAGAGAAGCACCGAGAGAAGCTATGTGGGaaccccaaaaaaaatttaacggCTTAAAGATGTATTCAGAGATATGGTGAAAGAAGCTCTGAGAGAAGCACCAAGAGAAGCATAAGGAAAATTGTCAATAGAAGTGAGAAGTCttctaaataattatgaaattgttattatttttttgacttgtagACTTATAGAATTTTCTCTATATtcttttttctaatattaaactaaatctgcatttctttcactttcttgctgttaataatattagtcGCTTCGTAAATAACTCTCACCTGATATGCGGCGCCTTTTCCAGCTTTTCCAGAGTCCTTAGAGCCTTTCGCATCCTTCGAATCGGCTGGATCTGCATTCTTCGTTTTCTTCGATTTCTTCTCTTTGGGCTGTGGTTTCGGTTTGCTGCCGCCATTGCCGCCATTACAGCAAGAGCTCTCTGAGGATACAAATCGAAATGGAAATTGAGTAAAGAAATAAAGGACTTGACAGCACTTGGAAGAAGTGCATCCAAGATGTGTCTTACCCTGCAGCAGGAAACAAAAGACGTACAACAGGAAGAGTATGCTGGTGCCATAAAGGTAAGTGAAGAACGTCTCGTAGTAGAGCACCGGTAGTCGGTGTGTGGTCACATCGCTGATCACATATGCGATGCAAACAACAATCAAAAGGATCGCATACACCAGGCTGGTAACAATGAAGAGCGATGTCCTGTGAAATGTTCGCAAAGTCAACAATTAAAGCTCAATTGTAATAATTTCCACAGGCACAAATTGCTCATATcctacatgtgtatgtatgggtatgggagtgtgtgtgtgtgttgcaagggaatctgttaaaaaaaaaataggtatTCCTTTGTGTGTGCgcaaaattgcttttgggttagTGTCAATTACTCGTACCTAGTTTGAAAGTAGTTCTCTAATAGACGTGTATaggtgtgtgttgtgtgtgtgtggtgtgtgcgcatgtgtatgtgtgtgtgtttgtgtgtgtctcatGCCTTTTGAGAGCATCGTTTGACTGCTCGAGTGCATAACCTACTCACATGCATACCTAATTAGCTATTACCAGACACCAAAACATGAGAACTTGTGCCTGTCGATGCTCGGTACTCGATACTCGATATATGATGCCAATCAACGCCTATTTACGAGTACCATTGGCACAGTGGGTCACAATAGCAGTGCACAACATAATTTGATAATTGCTTAAACGTTTTAATAATGTCATCTTGTAACTTTTTTGTTACAAACTATTTAAGTTAAACTTagaatcaaggctgcaaactgaTTCTGAAttgaacctcgtagaaccggttcggttctagtttttaagcagcctgaaccgaacccttgttattatttacttaGCGATCCCGAGCCTACACtaaaccgctttctaaaataaaaggtgcggttagaaaaaaaaaaatatttacataaattttatggttttataatattacgcaattatttgagactttggattaaaataagtcatatttaaattataaaataaatttaaattaacatcaaaatttgatttcttaaaaaaaaaaatgtaattagttcaaaatgtagagaaaaatgtataacaatacaaatattttcttgtatgaaattgaaccaaggttcgaaccctaACTTTGGGTTGAGGTGGTATATTAGCCAAtttgcgaaccgaaccgatgtcttgctctatggttcgaaccgccgaagcgaatcttaaacaaaattttggaggccTGCAGCCTTGCTTTGAATGCATAATGTAGAAAAAAGCTTTATGTcctgttatttattttccaaatatttcaTAGTCATAACTTGTCTAATTTTCGTGTGAAAGTCAAAAGAACtcttttgctctttttttcaaaattcatcAAATGAGTGTATATAAACTACttgaaatatacaattaaaaaatgaagaatttgttataattattttattttcgaaaaaaaagtagctaaattgatttttttaaattgattactATTTATTATAAGTTCTTAATATTTGGTATACAGAAAGGCTAAAGTTGATAAAATTTCCTTCAGAGTCAAACTTAAGTATTACTatagattaatttaaatttgttatatattgtTTTCCCTTTCTTTCGTTTGTGCTACTCATTTGCACTTGCCCCACGGTGCCGCACATTGTATTGCAACTCGTTTGCATTATTTGACCCAGTTAGAAACATCAACGGCAAACAGGCATCTCACTCcaactcacacatacacttcAACGctcatttgcatatgtatttgGGCTGCTGTGTAACAgcttgcgtgtgtgtgtgtgtgtgtgtgtgtgtgtgtgtgtgtgtgtgtgtgtgcgtgtgtaagttacagagatacaaatgtatcttaatTGCAACTGATAAAAACTATGTATAGAAACGAATAATTGCGAAACTAGTAAACGTCTGTACCGATTTCCGTTTATATCTGAATACTAACTAAACTCATTAGATGGATACTCTAAAATACGACATGTGACTCCTTAAATTGAGAATCTGTGTATTGTCCGAGTGTTTGGTGTTTGGATTTGTAGGATTGCATTAATCGGATATCGGATATCGGATATGTTTTGGGATTGTGTGTAGTATAGTATTGTATGCATATTACCATAGTTCGATTGGTCCAGTTATTGGATTTGTTTGATATGTGCCCTGCACCGTTATTTTCGCTGGCATAAAACTGTGCTTATTTGGATTTGGCTTGAACGTGTAGCAAACCCTATAAGACGACAATTCGACAATTTGTTTCTTTGAGATACTACCAAGAAATCTTTGATACTTAGTCAAATAACTGATGGTATTCTGGTATTCTGGTATTACGACATAATCGTGGATAATAACTGGCATGGCTATGGGGTCAATGTGCGACTATATTTCATGGGGGTTCATCATGGGTTAATCGTGGGTTCATCGTGGGGAACACTGCGTTTTCGTTGGTAATGTACATATAGTGGTAGTAGTAGTAATATTAACTAAATGCGGAACTTGGTTACATACAAAGACAAGTACATTTATAGAtaaagatatagatatagatatagctATAGCATTGGtagtatttgtatgtacagCGTAGCGTAATTTCTCTATATATAATGAAGTATTTTTGGGAtaggtgtgcgtgtgtgtgtgtgtatctaacTGTTATACTTGATTTGTACCGCTgcgtgtaggtgtgtgtgtgtgtgtgtgtgggtgtagaGTATTGGAGGGCCTGGCACTTTTGGCGGCCTTGAGTAGCATCCACAGAGTAGCACCCACACCACATTTGCACCCACCCACATTTCAAagcactctctttctctgtctatctTTCTCACTCTCCCACTTCCTCACTCtgtctctcactctgtctctctctcactctctctctttctctctctttctctcgcgcACCTTTGCAACGGCTGTGGCATAACATTCTTCAGCTCCATTTCCTTGTTGGCCGCATTGTTCTTCTCGGCACTGTCGGTGCTGCCGGCGGTGTGAGATCGGGACACCGGCAGAGTTGCCATATTGTCACCGCCCTCAACATCGACGGTAGCGACCTTCACTTCACCGCCGCCCATTGTCTCCGTTTCCGTGTCGGTCTCCGTTTTGCTGGCTGTTGATCCCCTTCCCGATGCACTTGCTTCAACTCTCGATTCAACTCGTCCGATCGATAACACCGATAGCTGCGatagctttatttatttttccttcAACTGTATTCTTTTgcttgctttatttttatttcgttctCGCGACGTTACACTTGGCGTTGTCGTTTGGCTGTGACatgaaatattaatgaaacAATTTGCAGCTCGAGTTTTGCGTGCaacgcacaaaagtatgcaacaaatcTTTTGTTGTTCTTAAGCTGCGCTCTcttatgtaaatgtaaatgtgtgtctgtgtgtgtgagtgtgtgtgactgtgtgtctGTCTTGCTCTCTGACATTTTGTGGAACgcatttgaaatgcatttggCAAATGGGCAAAATGAGGCGTGGCCAAAAAGCGCGAACCTTAAGCCGCACTTGAAgcgcctgttgttgttgttgctgttgctgttgttgctgttgttgctttggaaTGCGTCCCGGAGCGACCTAGTGACCTCTCTTCACTGCTGCTTCGCTGCCGCATCAAGTAAACAACTCTCCGACAGCAAAATTCAACCCTCGCTCACGCATTCCAAAGCCAAAGCTCAGCCtctgagagagcgagagaggggaAATGATAACTGCGTGAGATTAACACGAATCCAACtggagtgtatgtgtgtgtgtgtgtgtatgcgttgCACAGCTagcacatatatacatacatttatctGATATACATTGCATACAGTTATAATTCAGCTCGAGCTCCACACTTGAGAGTACAAATTttgctctcactctctctctctctctctctcgctgttTATGCTGTGTAACAGACATcaaagtgtgtgcgtgtgtgtttgtgtgtgtgtgtagagctGCCCGGTGCTATCAAAAACCAGGAGAGGCAAAATCTTAAGCGCGCCCAACGCATCCTTTTTGCAATGCTCAAAACTCAGCAAATTGTTTCAATTCAACATGAGAAAAAAATACGcaaaaagattgaaaaaattgtCTCAACGTTTTGTTCactttttagtttagtttagatGTTCTTATGATTTAGGTCTTCTGGCACTTTGagcacttttatttttgtcactATATTAGATTAGCAGCCTTTTCACAGCCTGCACAAATTTGACAGCAGACACTAAGTATAATTGATAGcagaaaaaaattcgaaaaa of Drosophila innubila isolate TH190305 chromosome X, UK_Dinn_1.0, whole genome shotgun sequence contains these proteins:
- the LOC117782175 gene encoding proton channel OtopLc isoform X3, whose translation is MQRCPYLHEMRERLLDQPRETLQLENMERANLLDNRQSATESHQLQGDGYHTSPAHQRTPLVPHDLGEDFNLDFDDDFPIDARRPKNAKTSLFIVTSLVYAILLIVVCIAYVISDVTTHRLPVLYYETFFTYLYGTSILFLLYVFCFLLQESSCCNGGNGGSKPKPQPKEKKSKKTKNADPADSKDAKGSKDSGKAGKGAAYQEAPVDAEVAVTPKNTRKRKTTHSDLTHGSFFLRVGAIAFGLGAMIYIGLEFGSFFEIPFDSPCHHILIGVNPLLQMIFTFMQMYFIFMNARLNIHRFKVIARFGLMHVVATNICVWIRTLVKESLLEITIYHQKREADPEASSIAHSIRQHALRHAGTVLRTHTGPNSEFEVLDGEDVLPKNVYKSDNVLSKLVRNTVDGISKSLGMGGGDVASSTSSPTTTTTTTTTMRTAYTTPGYQWHSTTMARKLKKFITSTTAATSTMGSTSSSSTTTTTTTAASSSGMPMPSFNSAATAVDMSSTTSETPFNSLQRILSSAAPSLTPIDVAAPTLPAAVDGNGHGNGFGTATSGVSSFLNSLAASTPSTSVSDNTPASSTESAVNIMNNLFGPGMENSFQTYSDISHEESNGLVGLAFENFENLDNIYPAALSSNIGTLNSTACGRIDIMGTIVYDSAPYLYPFIIEYSLIGAVVLYVMWKHIGRYPGRMNDEDLEHRLEVMLSRRAVAMAQQARSGRVDCVGSSKGLFFGLLLLVGALICLILFFVLVRHQKFSLLAIYLADASHCILMAFAILAIIIGFIRVKNLKFRCEEQSSLNDILLRISAFGLFTYSVFSIIAGSLKVLESEPSLLVTTTGGVAVFQVILQLLFIADVSRRRVHLPEHDRSKPGRQIVTFLLICNVAMFAIYTFEAQKVFANPVSRYVQLEFYGFVPWSIIQRITLPLCIFHRFHSAVTLAEIWKTTYKARLE
- the LOC117782175 gene encoding proton channel OtopLc isoform X2, which encodes MQRCPYLHEMRERLLDQPRETLQLENMERANLLDNRQSATESHQVGTVVKLQGDGYHTSPAHQRTPLVPHDLGEDFNLDFDDDFPIDARRPKNAKTSLFIVTSLVYAILLIVVCIAYVISDVTTHRLPVLYYETFFTYLYGTSILFLLYVFCFLLQESSCCNGGNGGSKPKPQPKEKKSKKTKNADPADSKDAKGSKDSGKAGKGAAYQEAPVDAEVAVTPKNTRKRKTTHSDLTHGSFFLRVGAIAFGLGAMIYIGLEFGSFFEIPFDSPCHHILIGVNPLLQMIFTFMQMYFIFMNARLNIHRFKVIARFGLMHVVATNICVWIRTLVKESLLEITIYHQKREADPEASSIAHSIRQHALRHAGTVLRTHTGPNSEFEVLDGEDVLPKNVYKSDNVLSKLVRNTVDGISKSLGMGGGDVASSTSSPTTTTTTTTTMRTAYTTPGYQWHSTTMARKLKKFITSTTAATSTMGSTSSSSTTTTTTTAASSSGMPMPSFNSAATAVDMSSTTSETPFNSLQRILSSAAPSLTPIDVAAPTLPAAVDGNGHGNGFGTATSGVSSFLNSLAASTPSTSVSDNTPASSTESAVNIMNNLFGPGMENSFQTYSDISHEESNGLVGLAFENFENLDNIYPAALSSNIGTLNSTACGRIDIMGTIVYDSAPYLYPFIIEYSLIGAVVLYVMWKHIGRYPGRMNDEDLEHRLEVMLSRRAVAMAQQARSGRVDCVGSSKGLFFGLLLLVGALICLILFFVLVRHQKFSLLAIYLADASHCILMAFAILAIIIGFIRVKNLKFRCEEQSSLNDILLRISAFGLFTYSVFSIIAGSLKVLESEPSLLVTTTGGVAVFQVILQLLFIADVSRRRVHLPEHDRSKPGRQIVTFLLICNVAMFAIYTFEAQKVFANPVSRYVQLEFYGFVPWSIIQRITLPLCIFHRFHSAVTLAEIWKTTYKARLE
- the LOC117782175 gene encoding proton channel OtopLc isoform X1; amino-acid sequence: MQRCPYLHEMRERLLDQPRETLQLENMERANLLDNRQSATESHQVGTVVKLQGDGYHTSPAHQRTPLVPHDLGEDFNLDFDDDFPIDARRPKNAKVCYTFKPNPNKHSFMPAKITVQGTYQTNPITGPIELWTSLFIVTSLVYAILLIVVCIAYVISDVTTHRLPVLYYETFFTYLYGTSILFLLYVFCFLLQESSCCNGGNGGSKPKPQPKEKKSKKTKNADPADSKDAKGSKDSGKAGKGAAYQEAPVDAEVAVTPKNTRKRKTTHSDLTHGSFFLRVGAIAFGLGAMIYIGLEFGSFFEIPFDSPCHHILIGVNPLLQMIFTFMQMYFIFMNARLNIHRFKVIARFGLMHVVATNICVWIRTLVKESLLEITIYHQKREADPEASSIAHSIRQHALRHAGTVLRTHTGPNSEFEVLDGEDVLPKNVYKSDNVLSKLVRNTVDGISKSLGMGGGDVASSTSSPTTTTTTTTTMRTAYTTPGYQWHSTTMARKLKKFITSTTAATSTMGSTSSSSTTTTTTTAASSSGMPMPSFNSAATAVDMSSTTSETPFNSLQRILSSAAPSLTPIDVAAPTLPAAVDGNGHGNGFGTATSGVSSFLNSLAASTPSTSVSDNTPASSTESAVNIMNNLFGPGMENSFQTYSDISHEESNGLVGLAFENFENLDNIYPAALSSNIGTLNSTACGRIDIMGTIVYDSAPYLYPFIIEYSLIGAVVLYVMWKHIGRYPGRMNDEDLEHRLEVMLSRRAVAMAQQARSGRVDCVGSSKGLFFGLLLLVGALICLILFFVLVRHQKFSLLAIYLADASHCILMAFAILAIIIGFIRVKNLKFRCEEQSSLNDILLRISAFGLFTYSVFSIIAGSLKVLESEPSLLVTTTGGVAVFQVILQLLFIADVSRRRVHLPEHDRSKPGRQIVTFLLICNVAMFAIYTFEAQKVFANPVQLEFYGFVPWSIIQRITLPLCIFHRFHSAVTLAEIWKTTYKARLE
- the LOC117782175 gene encoding proton channel OtopLc isoform X4, which produces MGGGEVKVATVDVEGGDNMATLPVSRSHTAGSTDSAEKNNAANKEMELKNVMPQPLQRTSLFIVTSLVYAILLIVVCIAYVISDVTTHRLPVLYYETFFTYLYGTSILFLLYVFCFLLQESSCCNGGNGGSKPKPQPKEKKSKKTKNADPADSKDAKGSKDSGKAGKGAAYQEAPVDAEVAVTPKNTRKRKTTHSDLTHGSFFLRVGAIAFGLGAMIYIGLEFGSFFEIPFDSPCHHILIGVNPLLQMIFTFMQMYFIFMNARLNIHRFKVIARFGLMHVVATNICVWIRTLVKESLLEITIYHQKREADPEASSIAHSIRQHALRHAGTVLRTHTGPNSEFEVLDGEDVLPKNVYKSDNVLSKLVRNTVDGISKSLGMGGGDVASSTSSPTTTTTTTTTMRTAYTTPGYQWHSTTMARKLKKFITSTTAATSTMGSTSSSSTTTTTTTAASSSGMPMPSFNSAATAVDMSSTTSETPFNSLQRILSSAAPSLTPIDVAAPTLPAAVDGNGHGNGFGTATSGVSSFLNSLAASTPSTSVSDNTPASSTESAVNIMNNLFGPGMENSFQTYSDISHEESNGLVGLAFENFENLDNIYPAALSSNIGTLNSTACGRIDIMGTIVYDSAPYLYPFIIEYSLIGAVVLYVMWKHIGRYPGRMNDEDLEHRLEVMLSRRAVAMAQQARSGRVDCVGSSKGLFFGLLLLVGALICLILFFVLVRHQKFSLLAIYLADASHCILMAFAILAIIIGFIRVKNLKFRCEEQSSLNDILLRISAFGLFTYSVFSIIAGSLKVLESEPSLLVTTTGGVAVFQVILQLLFIADVSRRRVHLPEHDRSKPGRQIVTFLLICNVAMFAIYTFEAQKVFANPVQLEFYGFVPWSIIQRITLPLCIFHRFHSAVTLAEIWKTTYKARLE